In one Agelaius phoeniceus isolate bAgePho1 chromosome 21, bAgePho1.hap1, whole genome shotgun sequence genomic region, the following are encoded:
- the NTMT1 gene encoding N-terminal Xaa-Pro-Lys N-methyltransferase 1, with amino-acid sequence MTSEVVENEFEFYSKAEKYWKDVPATVDGMLGGYGHISSIDINSSRKFLQRFLRDGPNRTGTTRALDCGAGIGRITKRLLLPLFKTVDMVDVTEDFLTKAKSYLGEEGRRVRNYFCCGLQDFSPEPNSYDVIWIQWVIGHLTDNHLSDFLKRCRAGLRPNGIVVIKDNMAQEGVIMDDVDSSVCRDLDVVHKIIRRAGLHLLAEERQENFPDEIYHVYTFAMR; translated from the exons ATGACCAGCGAGGTGGTGGAGAACGAGTTTGAGTTTTACTCCAAGGCAGAGAAGTACTGGAAGGATGTGCCCGCCACGGTGGATGGCATGCTGGGGGGCTATGGCCACATCTCCAGCATCGACATCAACAGCTCCAGGAAGTTCCTGCAGAGGTTTCTGCGG GATGGCCCCAACCGGACGGGGACAACCCGTGCTCTGGACTGCGGGGCTGGCATCGGCCGGATCACCaagcggctgctgctgcccctcttcAAGACAGTGGACATGGTGGATGTGACAGAGGACTTCCTCACCAAGGCCAAGAGCTACCTGGGCGAGGAGGGCAGGCGGGTGCGCAACTACTTCTGCTGTGGCCTCCAGGACTTCAGCCCTGAGCCAAACTCCTACGATGTCATCTGGATCCAGTGGGTCATCG GACATCTCACTGATAACCACCTCTCCGACTTCCTGAAGCGCTGCCGTGCCGGCCTGCGGCCCAACGGCATCGTGGTCATCAAGGACAACATGGCCCAGGAGGGTGTGATCATGGATGATGTGGACAGCAGCGTCTGCCGGGACCTGGACGTGGTCCATAAGATCATccgcagagctgggctgcaccTCCTGGCTGAGGAGCGCCAGGAGAACTTTCCTGATGAGATCTACCACGTCTACACCTTTGCCATGAGATGA
- the ASB6 gene encoding ankyrin repeat and SOCS box protein 6, which yields MPRPHPPIWATPRPTTPPAAATPIGEAPPPAGCGSRSGSGGGSRAGGRSPSERGRGAGGQRCRAGGPQEGVHGQSTMPFLHGFRRIVLEYQPLVDELLGLLATPDTEGQSSLESPACLDSDKSQLSAVRRVLERETHSPFYQEGVSYALLKVTELGLVPAAEILLEFGADLSFEDPVTYYTPLHMAVLRNQPDVVELLVQHGADINRRDRIHESSPLDLASEEPERLPCLRRLLQLGANVNAADKNGKTALLHALASSDSGQIHNTDSIRLLLEGGADVRAATKDGDTVFTYVIYLLGEMAYSYSEEEAEDIERFCFRVTQLLLAHGANPSQCPASESLTHFCLKSFKDYFPLLRFLLESGAAYNCSLHGPSCWSGFHIVFEHLCWHLSRFNDETYSSDLMQKGQTLLELMMASSQAIQLPSNFEVNTSSCRFHGEKVQTLFCSLKQLERSPQALKHLCRVFIRQRLKPWPVGDKIKALPLPDRLKWYLLIDHAAAGHEDL from the exons ATGCCGAGACCACACCCTCCGATTTGGGCCACGCCCCGTCCGACCACACCCCCCGCGGCGGCCACACCCATCGGcgaggccccgcccccggcgggTTGCGGTTCCCGTTCCGGTTCCGGTGGCGGTTCCCGGGCAG gaGGGAGAAGCCCCTCGGAGAGGGGCCGGGGTGCGGGAGGACAGCGGTGCCGTGCTGGAGGCCCCCAGGAGGGGGTGCACGGGCAGAGCACGATGCCTTTCCTGCACGGCTTCCGCAGGATCGTCCTGGAGTACCAGCCCCTGGTGGatgagctcctggggctgctggccaCGCCTGACACCGAagggcagagctccctggaGAG ccctgcctgcctggacAGTGACAAGAGCCAGCTCTCAGCCGTGAGAAGAGTCCTGGAGAGGGAGACCCACTCCCCATTTTATCAGGAAGGTGTGAGCTATGCCCTGCTGAAGGTCACCGAGCTGGGGcttgtcccagctgcagaaatCCTCCTGGAATTTGGTGCTGACCTCAGCTTTGAAG ACCCGGTCACGTACTACACGCCCCTGCACATGGCGGTGCTGCGCAACCAGCCGGACGTGGTGGAGCTCCTGGTGCAGCACGGCGCCGACATCAACCGCAGAGACCGG ATCCATGAGAGCAGTCCCCTGGACCTGGCCAGCGAGGAGCCCGAGCGGTTGCCGTgcctgcggcggctgctgcagctgggggccAACGTCAACGCTGCTGACAAGAACG GGAAGACCGCCCTGCTGCATGCCCTGGCCAGCAGTGACAGTGGCCAGATCCACAACACCGACAGCATCCGTCTCCTGCTGGAAGGAG GCGCAGATGTCAGGGCTGCCACCAAGGATGGTGACACTGTCTTCACCTATGTCATCTACCTGCTGGGAGAGATGGCGTACAGCTACAGCGAGGAGGAGGCCGAGGACATCGAGCGCTTCTGCTTCCGTGTCacgcagctgctgctggcccacggTGCCAaccccagccagtgcccagcctcAGAGTCCCTCACACACTTCTGCTTAAAAAGCTTCAAAGACTACTTCCCACTGCTGCGCTTCTTGCTGGAGTCAGGTGCTGCCTACAACTGCTCCCTCCACGGTCCCTCGTGCTGGTCTGGCTTCCACATCGTCTTTGAGCACCTCTGCTGGCACCTCAGTCGCTTCAACGATGAAACCTATTCCTCAGACCTCATGCAGAAGGGTCAGACTCTGCTGGAGCTCATGATGGCCAGTTCACAAGCCATCCAGCTGCCCAGCAATTTTGAGGTCaacaccagcagctgcaggttcCACGGGGAGAAGGTCCAGACTCTGTTCTGCTCTCTGAAGCAGCTGGAGCGCTCGCCGCAGGCACTGAAACACCTCTGCAGGGTGTTCATCCGGCAGCGCCTCAAACCCTGGCCTGTGGGTGACAAAATCAAGGCTCTGCCTCTCCCAGACCGGCTGAAGTGGTACCTGCTCATCGACCACGCTGCCGCTGGCCACGAGGACCTGTGA